The DNA sequence CTCATGTCGGCTCCAGGCGCTGGAAAAACTTCCGTCCTTGAAGAAACCATTAAACGACTCAAAGACAATTTTTCAATTGCGGTAATTGAAGGTGATCTCCAAACGACGGTTGATTCAGACAGGATAAAGGCACTTGGGATTCCGGCTTATCAAATAACAACCGGGAATGTTTGCCATCTTGATGCTCGTATGGTTCATAATGCACTTCACGAATTTAAGCTTGATGGGTTTGATATACTTTTTATTGAAAATGTCGGTAACCTCGTATGCCCAGCGGAGTTTTATCTTGGTGAAGATTTAAGAGTAATGGTTTACAGTGTTGTTGAAGGTGCAGAGAAACCTAAAAAATATCCCCTTATGTTTCACGAGGTTGAAGTTGTCCTTCTTAATAAAATTGACCTTTTGCCCTATGCTGGTGTTGAGTTAAAAGAGCTTGAGAAAAATGTCCTTGAGGTAAATCCACGAGCAAAAATTTTCCCAATATCCTGCAAAACTGGTGAGGGAATTGATGACTGGATAAGTTGGTTTAGAAACAGAATTCAAAAATTTAGGGAAAATGTTAAAAGCTAAAAAAATTTACATTGAAGGAATTGTTCAAGGCGTTGGGTTTAGACCTTTTATTTTTAAACTTGCGAATGAATTTAACTTGAAAGGTTATATTTACAATGATACGAATGGGGTTTACATTGAAGTTGAAGGAGAGGAAAACGCAATAGATGAGTTCATAAAAGCGATCCCTGTTAAAGCGCCCCCTCTTTCTCTTATTGAGAAAATTATTTCTGAACCGACAGATGTAAAAGGATATAGCGAATTTTTCATTGAAAAAAGTAAAAGTGGAGAAGAAAAGTTCGTTCTTATTTCTCCAGATGTTTCAACTTGTAATGATTGTCTTAATGAACTTTTTGATCCAAACGATAGACGTTTCAGATATCCATTTATAAACTGCACAAATTGTGGTCCAAGATTTACAATTATAATTGATGTCCCATACGATAGACCAAAGACGACGATGTCTGTATTTAAAATGTGCGATGAATGTGAGCGGGAATATCATGATCCCTCAAACCGAAGATTTCACGCTCAACCAAACGCTTGTCCAGTTTGTGGTCCGAGAATTAAACTTCTTGACAGGAATTTAAATGAGATAAATTGTGACGATGCCATAAGAGAGACAGCAAAACTTTTGAAGGATGGTTTTATAGTTGCCATAAAGGGTCTTGGAGGATACCATCTTGCTTGTAATGCTTTGGATAATGGAGTTGTTGCCGAATTGAGAAAAAGAAAAATGAGGATTGAAAAACCATTTGCGATCATGATCCCCGATGTTAAATGGCTTGATGAAATTTGTGTGTATAATGAAACCGAGTTAAAACTTCTAACCTCAATTCAACGCCCGATTGTTTTGATGAGAAAAAGAAAAGATTGCCCAATTGCTTATGAAGTTGCACCTCGTAATTCTTATCTTGGGGTTATGTTGCCATATACCCCACTTCACTATCTTATTTTGAGGGAAGTTGATATCCCTCTTGTGATGACAAGCGGAAACTTAACGGAAGAACCGATTGCTTACAAAGATGATGACGCTTTTGAAAGATTAAAAAATATCGCTGATTTTTTCCTTATTCATAATCGTGAAATTCATATCCGTTGCGATGATTCGGTTGCAACTGTAATTACTGGAAAACCAGTAATGATAAGACGCTCTCGTGGCTATGTGCCTTATCCTGTTAAGATACCATTTGAAGCAAAAGAGCATATCCTCGCCGTTGGCGGACATCTTAAAAACACTTTTTGTTTTTTAAAGGGGAATTATGCTTTTTTAAGCCATCATATAGGCGATCTTGAAAACTGGGCAACTTTAAAATCTTTGATTGAAGGGGTGGAACATTTTAAAAAACTCTTTGACTTAAATCCAAAGGTTCTTGCTTATGATATGCATCCAGAGTATCTTTCAACAAAATATGCTCTTGAACTTGATATCCCAATAAAAATACCTGTCCAGCATCACCATGCTCATATTGTCAGCTGTATGACAGAGAATAATTTATCCGAGCCGGTAATTGGTGTTGCCTTTGACGGAACTGGGTTTGGAATAGATGGTAAAATTTGGGGTGGTGAGTTTTTTATAACTGAACTATCAAAATTTGAACGAGTAGCCCACTTTGAATATATCCCGTTGCCCGGTGGTGAAATCTCAATAAAAGAACCTTGGAGAATGGCTGTGTCTTATCTTTATCATACTTTTGGAAATGATCTCCTTAACATTGAAATTCCGTTTATCAAAGATCTAACAACCGAAAAAATAAACAAGGTTAAAATCCTTCTTCAAATCATAGATAGAAAAATTAATTCACCGTTTACATCGGCAGTTGGCAGATTATTTGATGCTGTTTCAGCTCTTTGCTATGTCAGGTTAACTGTTAATTATGAAGCTCAAGCAGCGATGGAGTTTCAAATGCTTGCGGATGAAAATGAGAAAGGATTTTATGACTTTGAAGTCATCGCTGATTCAAAACCATGGAAGATAAGCTTTAAGCCGGGGCTCATTCAAATTGTCAACGATATTTTAAATAAGGTCCCGATCTCAAAAATTTCAGGCAAGTTTCATAACACAATTGCAAATATAATTTGTGAAATCTCAAACAGGATAAGAATGGAAACAGGGTTAGATAAGGTTGTTTTAAGTGGTGGGGTCTTTCAAAATGCTTTACTTGTGGAGAAAGCGGTTTTAAAACTTTACGAACTCGGCTTTAAAGTTTATACTCATTCAAAAGTTCCACCGAACGATGGCGGGTTATCGCTTGGGCAAGCTGTCATCGCTTTGTTTAAATCTTTCCACCCCTTAACCATCTGATGTATGAAACCAGATAATTTATCTCGTCCTTGCTTAGAATATCTTTATAAGCAGGCATTTTCACAACTTGTCTTCTCAAAAATTTTCCAGCAATGATGTTTTTTTCAAGTCGGTTAATTTCTCCATACAGTATCCACTCTTTCAATTCATCCTCGTTCTCAACAAGAAGTTTAAAATCTTCACCATCCCATCCGGGAATGTAACCCTTAAATGAGCCTTTATTTGGCATCCCTCCCATGCCATAAGGACCATGACAGCCGAAACAACCTGATTTTTTCGCTACCTCATATCCAGCTTTTGCAGTGTCGTTGTCTATTTTGATTAAACCCATAACTGCTTTAAGGTAGGATATTAAATTTTTAAGTTCATTTTCAGATATGATGTTTTCATAAGCAGGCATTTTTATCACTCCACCATAATTAACATCCTTCAACCTTCTTGGTTTCCCGTAGAGAATCCATTCTTTTAATTCTTCTTCATTCAAAATAAACATCATTGCTGTTTCACCCTGCCATGAAGGGACTTCGCTATACCGATATCCCGGGTTTTTAACATTTCCATATCCTTCAAAACCATGACAGTTAAAACATCCATATTTGAGAGCGATTTCTCTACCTTTCCATACCGGCGTATGATTAGGTGAAGTTATGACAAACCATAAGATGATCAACATTACAGCAGGAAATACAATTAACAGCCAAAGATTTCGTTTCATTCCCATGTTTAATTTTATTAAAAAGGGCGGGTTAAAAACCTATCCATATAATTATTTCAGCTGCTCAACAGATTCAATTACAACCCCGGGTAAACCACCTCTTTGATGTAGAACACCTGTTATCGTCACTTTTTCAGCTGCAAATCCCTTTAACTTCTCATAGGGTTCTGGTTTTTCATGGTTTTCAACTATAAGATAAACTTTTCCATCGTCGGTTAAAATTCCAATTGGTGCACCTCCTTTAATGCACATCTCGGCACATTTTTTATGTTCAGGTCCTTTCTTTCCCCCGGCGACATAACAGGCAAGGTCAAGCACTTCACCTTTAAGAATTACATTCTTTGCCACAGACTTTGTTTCTGGCTTGCTCTGTGGAAGGAGAGCTGAAACCCCAAAACTTAAGAGAACAATGATTGCAAATAATTTTATCGCCCGCATTGTAGCACCTCAATTTTCGTTTTAAAAATATATGTTCAAAATTCCCAACAAGCTCAATTTTCGTTAAAGTTCCCGAGGAAAAAATGAAATTTATTTGTTCCTGTACTGTTCAAGGAGATGTTCACTTACAAATTTTGTTCTATAGTATAAAACATAAAATGCCTCATCAAAAACTAAATTACCTCTTTCCCTTTCAAGATAATCAATAACCTGACTTAAAACTTTTCTTGCTTGTTCAACCCTGTTATTCTGATAATGTCTTAACCCTCTTTCATACATACTTATTAGATGATTTTTTGCCCTCTCTTTTAGCCAGTTCTGCTCAAAACATTTATTTGTTTTATCAATAAGATGATAAAATCCTGAATCTGAAACAAAATACATAGTTGAATCAAAATTCCACTCCCCAGGTGGTAAGGGTCCAGGTCCTACTGTCTTATAAACTTTCCCTGGTCCATATAGGGTTAAGTCATCATAACCCGGAATCATACCAGGAGCCTCACCTTCCGGGAACGAAGGAATAGGAGCATAACCTTCCACATAAAAATCATTTATATCAGGTAAAAGTGTTTTCTTTGGTGGGAAAATATATGTTTTAAAAGAAAAACCAGATGCAGAATCACCAGGTGGAATAAATGCTGTAGAATCCCAACTCCCCCAGTTGACCCAAGCACTATTTGGTAGATCAACAAGTGGTCCAATGCACACCCCATCCCATCTTGGAAGAGGGGGCCAAGTAATTTCATAAATCTTTAAAGTATCTTCTGTTCTTGACAAAAGGATAGCAAACATCCAGATTGATTGCTCACTTGTTGGTAAACTATATATTTTATACTCATATTTAAAATAATTATTTGTGGTATCAGCAGAAATTATCGGTTTTATTTTAACATCTACTTTATTTCTCGGGATTACTTGACCTTGAGAATTTAAATTTAGAAAAAACAAACATAAAAAAATCAACCTCTTCATTTTTTACCTCCTACATTCTTATGTGATAATGATTTACTTCATTTTGTATCCTTCCTCCGTATCTCTCTACTAAAATCTCTAATAACCTCCTATCCACCTCTCCAACAACCTGTCCCTGTTCATTCACTACTCTCGTTGCTATGTCTATATCAACTCCCATTCTATGACTACCATGCGGTCTTCTCCAATTTCCATCTATATCAAAAAGTCCTCCAAATGGTAAAGAAATATCATTTATACAAAGCCTATGATTAGTGATTGAATAATAAAGATGACAAACTCTTGAAAGCCTTAAATAAGTAAGTGGTGCAATATAATGATTATGATCAGGTTGCTGGCATTCAGGAGGAGTTGGTGGTTCTCTCCAAGGGGTGTGTGGTCCATGATGTTCACATGTCCCTCCAACTTTTAAATAATATGGACTTTCAGGTAAAAGGGCAAGTCCAGGAATAGCAACGACAATTTCGGCTGTATCTCTTAAAGTTGTATCATCAGCAAGATACACGACTATTTTTTCAATGCCTCCGAACTCCCCAGCGGTGTATATATTAGTTAATCTCCCCGATGAATCTGTCATCCCTGTGTAAAAATCCAGCTTCCCAGCATAACTATTCCTGTTACCATTGTGATCATGCCCACCGCTGCTATCAACCGCGAAAACTTCAAATTTAACAGAATCGCTGAAACCTTTCATCTCCCTGTATCCTTTCCTAAGTTCAACAAAAAGATACGATTTATTATAATTGTTACTTTTTGAAATTAATGGCAAAACTGTATCTTTCTCAACCCTAATTTTTATTTCCTTTTTCAAACTAAATCTTTCAACAATAACCCAAAGGTCATCAAATGATTGGTCAACAACACCCTGTTCAAATTCTATCTTAAAGGTTGAGTCATTTAAATTTATAATCCTTGAATATCCCCATCCGCTACTGTTCCACCAGTTATACCAAAATCCACCAAATTGAAGGCTTGTCCCCGGTGGATATTCAGGTGATTCCCAAGTATATCCAATATACTTATCATAACCCTTTGTTGCTGTCCCTATTAAAACGTTTCCGCTATCTGTAATCAAATAAAGGTCCCAGTCAGCTGATGAATTGACCCTGAGTATTGTCACAACCACTATGCCTCCTTCAGGTAAATCAATTGTCGCAAATGATCCACTTCCTGAAATAAAAGATTTTTTAAATTTTTCAAATCTTTCCTGAGAGAGCGTATCTTTTAACGCACCCGATAAAGTATCACCTACTTTACCTATGGTTATCTTCTCTCTTATCTGAACCTGGGAAAGCGAAAATTCAAGTAAAAACATAACAAAAGAAAAAAGAAGAAAAAAATTAAATTTTAAGTTCTTCTCTGAAATCGCTCGCTTCTCTTGCAACTTTTATCTCTCCCTTTATTTTAATAGAATCATTTTTTTAAAATCGCTCCACTTTTCTGTAAAGATGCAATAAAAGTAAATCCCGGAGCTTACATAAACTCCCCTATCGTTTCTTCCATCCCATTCAACTTCAAAATATCCAGCTGACATATCTTTATCAACCAATTTTTTTACAACTCTGCCAAGCTGATCATAAATAATTATTCTAATATGGCTCTTCTCAGGAATTTCAAATCCTATCCTTGTTGTTAGATTGAAAGGATTAGGATAGTTTTGATATAATTTGAAACTTTGGGGTGGGAGGATTTTTATTCTTATAATCTTCACATAAGAGTATTTGTTGTTTTTTAATTTAAAGAGCAACTCTCCGACACTATCAGGTGGGGCGTTTTTATCAACATCAAATTTAAATATTAAATTAACCGAATCCCCTGGATCAATCTTACTAACAAAATTTATCCTGTTTTTAACCTTAACCCAGCTTGGATAACTTGCAAATTCTACATTTAAATTCTCCGATACCGTCTTGTCTAAGTTTTCCAAAGTTAAAATTAAAACATTGTCAGTAGAATTAAGGGGGACATCCCAGAACTTTATCTGTGAAAATATGATTGAGTTCAAAGTTAAAGCGAGCAGTATAAAAATTTTAAATTGAAGCATAAAATTTTTCAAATCTTTGTTTTCTTTCCAAAAAATGTTACGCAAATACTATGCCAGTTTATAATTTTCAATTTTTTAAAAATCACTATATGGATGTCTTTTTAGTTTTTGTAACATTGTAACAAAATGTTGCATATTGCTGTAATGGGTTGCTACACTTTTAAGTTGGCGGAACACCAAAAATGATTTAAAGGGTGAGGCTTTTTGATAAAATTGATTTGACTGCTTAAATTTAATAAAAAATTTCTTCCACCATGACTCAAAAACTTTACTACAACAATAGTTATACCACGCAATTTAAATCAAAAGTTATAGATGTTAAAAAATACAACGGTAAAATTGCACTCATACTTGATAAAACTTACTTTTATCCAACCTCTGGAGGACAAGAACATGATACTGGGTTCATTAACAGTGCAAGGGTCGTTGATGTTATTGAGTTGGATAATGGTGAAATTTTACATGTAATTGATGGAGATGTACCGTCTGGCGATGTTGAATGTAAAATTGATTGGGATAGAAGATTTTCAAACATGCAGCAACATACGGGTCAGCATATACTTTCAAGAGCATTTGAAATTTTGTTGAACGCTGAAACCATCTCCTCACGGCTTGGTGATGATATCGGAACAATTGACCTTGATATTGAAACTTTATCTTACGATAAAGTTCATGAAGTTGAAAATCTTGCCAATCAAATCATCTGGGAAAATAGAGATGTTAAAATCCACTATGTTGATGATACCGAAATTTCAAAGTTTCCCCTGCGGAAACAACCGAAGGTATCTGGAACAATCAGAATAGTAGAGGTGAGAGATTTTGATTTTTCCCCTTGTGGTGGAACACATGTCTCAAGGACGGGGGAAATAGGTCTTGTGAAAGTTAAGAGATGGGAGAGGGTTAAAGGTGGATTAACAAGGGTTGATTTCGTTTGTGGTGTTAGAGCCTTAAGAGATTATCAGGTGAAAAATAAAGTCTCAAACGAACTTGTTTCTCTTTTGAGTGTTCGGGATTTTGAACTATCTGAACAGGTGAGCAAACTTCTTGATGCCCAGAGAGAAAAGCAAAGATTAATAAATTTTCTCACGGAAAAATTGATTGAGTTTGAGGCTGAAAAACTTTTTCAGAACGCTGAGAAAACTGGAGACCTTAATTTCATCAATGTAAGTTTTGAGAATAGAAGTATTGAAGAGTTGAAAGTTCTCGCACGGAAGTTAATTCAATATCCCAAAGTTATTACAATTCTTGGCTCAAAGTCAAACGGGGCAAACTTTATAATGGCAAGGTCAAGTGATGTTGAGATTGATTTGAAAGCAGTTTTAAATGAGATTTTAAATTTAACAGGTGTCAGGGGTGGGGGTAAAAGCGATTTTGTTCAATTTGGCGGAGCAGTTGAGAAATTTGAAGAAATGTTCAAAATCAGCGTTGATAAATTAAAAACAAAAGTTTCTTGAAGTTATGCCCAGCGATTATGTCTGCGCACATATAATTGTTAAGGGGCTTGTGCAAGGGGTTGGATTTCGCTGGTTTGTCCAAAAACATGCAAATCATCTTGGGTTAAACGGTTGGGTCAGAAATTTAAGCAACGGTGATGTTGAAATTGAAGTTGAAGGGGAACGCTCGCTTGTGGAAGAACTAATAAAACTTGTAAAAGTTGGACCAAGATACGCACAAGTTGAAGATGTCCAAATAACTTGGAAACCTTATGAAGCAAAATATAAATCATTTGAAATAAAAGGATGGTTTTAATTTGAGAATTGGAATCGGATATGACATACATCCACTCGTTGAAGGGAGGAAACTTTACATTGGTGGAGTTGAAATACCATCTGATAGAGGTTCGCTTGGGCATTCGGATGGAGATGTGTTAATTCACGCAATATGTGATGCCATTCTTGGGGCTATCAAGGCTGGTAACATTGGGGAGTTGTTCCCCGACACCGATGAAAAATATAAAGACGCAAGAAGCGAGATTTTCCTTAAAAAGGTAAAAGAGATCCTTGACGAGAAGAGGTTTGAGATAGTTAACATTGATTCAGTTATAATACTTGAGAAGGTTAAACTTGCTCCATTTGTTCAAGAGATAGTAGAAAAATTAAGTTCAATTCTTGAAGTTTCTCCTGATAAAATTTCCGTGAAGCCGAAAAGAAATGAAAAATTTGATGCAACTGGGAAGGGAGATGCCGTCGCTTGTTTTGCTGTTGTTCTATTAAAATCAAAAGAGAAACCTGATGGAGACGAAGCAAATCCTTGAATTTATTTTAAGTATTGATAACCTTTGGATTTATCTCGTTGTTTTTTTCTTTGCATATATTGAGAATGTCTTCCCGCCTTCACCAAGCGATGTCATTGTTGTTTTCTGCGCTTCTTTATCTGGGCTTGGGAAAACTGATTTTACGCTTACGCTTATTTCAGCTGTTTTTGGAAGCACCCTTGGCTTTACCACAATGTATTTCATTGGGGATAAATTTGGGGATGAGATAATTGAAAAGGGTAAGATTAAATTCATAAAGCCAGACGAGATAAAAAAAGTTGAAATCCTCTTTTCAAAATATGGATATCTTCTCATCGTTGTAAATAGATTTCTTGCTGGGACAAGGGCTTTTGTTGCTTTTTTTGCTGGACTTGGGGAATATGATTTGAAAAAATCAATCTTGCTTTCCTTCATCAGCGCTTCGCTTTGGTATTTAATACTTGTGACGGGTGGCAAAATTCTTGGCGAAAATTGGCATTTGATAGCGGATGTGATCTCTGGTTATAGCAAAGTTGTAACTGTGATACTTACGCTTGGATTGATTATTTGGGTTTTGAGGAAAATTTTAAGAAATAAAAAAGGAAAATCTTGATTCAGGAACTTTTTCAAATTGACAAGGAGATTTTTTATTTTTTAAACCACAAAATAGCAAATCCCATCTTTGATTTTTTAATGCCGTTTGTGACAAAGGATGTGAATTTGAGGGTTTTTCTTTTTTTAATCTGGCTTGGGTTTGTGATATTTGGCGGAAAAAGGGGAAGGATAATTGCAATTCTTTTAATCCCAGCGATTGCGATAAGCGATCAATTGAGCAGTCATATCATAAAACCTATTGTAGGCAGAATAAGACCATGCCATGAACTTGACAATGTAAGACTGCTCGTTGGGTGTGGGAGTGGTTTCTCTTTTCCGTCAAGTCATGCGGTGAATAGTTTTACCGTTGCAACTTTAATATCCAAATTTTATAAAAAATATGCGATATATCTTTTTTCACTTGCTTTTCTGATCTCGTTTTCAAGAGTCTATGTTGGAGTTCATTATCCATTTGATGTTCTGGCTGGGATGATGCTTGGCGTAGTTGTTGGGTTTGCGATTGTTTATTCATGGTTATACATCAATGAACTTGTGAAAAACAAATTTGGAAAGAAAGTTGAAGAGGAAAATCTTCAATGAAAGATTTCTTCTTGCATTTGTCAGCGGAGTTTTGCTTTCTTTATCGTTTCCACCGTTAAAGACTGGATTTTTTGCAACTATTGGGTTTGTTCCGCTTCTTTTTTTGATTGACAGGCTTGAAAATTACAAACAACTTTTTCGGTATTCTTACATAGCATTTTTCTTTTTCAATCTTTTCACACTTTACTGGGTCGGTGGTTGGTCAAAAGAAGCAGATCCTTTCTTGATGGTTGGTTGCGTCCTTCTAATTCTGGTTCATCCAATTCTTTTCTTCTTGCCGATGTGGTTTTACATGTTCATTAAAAAAAATTACGGCGGAAAACTTCATCTTTTCATCTTCCCATTCGCTTTTACACTTTTTGAATATTTTCGTTCCACGACAGAACTTGCATTCCCGTGGCTTACGATTGGCAACACACAAACATATTTTCTTGAGAAGATTCAATTCATTGAATTCACAGGGATTTATGGTTTATCATTTCTTATTCTTACCGTGAATGTTATTTTTTATCTTGCTCTTAAGGAGATCTTCAGAGAAAAAAATTTTCTTTCAAAATCCGCATTGCGATATTTTATAGTTGGAGTTTTGATTTACATCGTTCCAGATGTTTATGGGGTTTATGTCCTTAAAAGTTCTGATGAGGATTCTTTTAAAGAAATGAAGGTTGGTTTGATTCAGCCTGACATAAATCCATGGCTCAAATGGGAGGGGACGCTTGCTGAACAACTTGAACTTTACATGGGTATGACGAAAGATTTAATACACAGAGAACCAGATGTTGAACTTGTGGTTTATCCAGAAACTGCGATAACTTATTATTTTCTTCTTTCGCCATATCGTTATCATTTTAATTGGTTTAAAAGTCAGATTGATAGTTTGAATGTGGCTATTTTGACGGGTTTCCCAGATGCGAGATTTTATGATGATCCATCTCAAGCGCCACCAAGCAGTCATATTATAAAGGATACGGGGCAAAGGTATGATGCTTACAATGCGATGGGTTTATTTTTGCCGGGCTCGGATAAAATTCAGAAATATGCAAAGATGATACTTGTCCCGTTTGGAGAACGTTTGCCTTATGCGGATGTATTTCACTTTTTGATTGAGCCATTGCAATGGGGCGTTGGAATAAGCAACTGGGCAAAGGGGAAAGATACAACTGTGTTTGAGATGAAAAGAAGAAACGGTGAAATTGTGAAATTTTCTGGTGGGGTTTGCTATGAATCAATCTATCCGTCGCTGATTCGTGAATTTGTCAAAAGGGGCGCTCAATTTCTTGTTGTGATTACAAACGATAGCTGGTATGGGAATACATCTGGACCGTATCAGCATTTTCAATATTCAATCTTGCGAGCTGTTGAAAATAGGAGAAGCATAGTAAGATGTGCAAATGGTGGGATTTCGGGTTTCATTGACCCATATGGCAGGGTTCAGAGGAAAACAAGATTTCATGAGAAAACACAGATAGCGGATGTAATAAGGTTAAACGATGAAAAAACTTTTTACACTAAATACGGGGATATTATAGTTCATATTTCCGGCTTTGCTGTTGTGCTTGCTTTTCTATTTACAATGTTCAAAAAATTTAAAACAAAGAGAGGATTTACAAAATGAAGTTAAAAGTAATTTCGGTTTTTGTAATGAGCTTGATTTTTATCTCAGGTTGTGCAAAGCAGTCGGAAGATGAGAAATTTTCAAGGCTTGTGAACAATTTCATTGATGAATATTTCAAGTATCATCCAGTTGTGGCGACATGGGTTGGATATCATAAGTATGATCATTTGCTTGATGATTTTTCTGGAGAAATGCTAAGAGAAAAACTTGAATGGCTTAAAAATTATAGAAAGAAGTTTTCGGAGTTTGATTTGAAAAAACTTTCACGGGATAACAGTATTGACTGTCGGATTTTAATTGAGAAAATTGACGAGATGATTTTTGAACTTGAAGAGTTGAAGGAACATGAATGGAATCCGTTGGTTTATAATTCTGTGATTGGTGATGGGCTGATGTATTTAATAACGCAAGATTTTGCCCCTGCTCAGGAGAGGTTGAAAAATGTCATTGAGAGGGTTAAACAAATTCCGAGATTTGTCAAGCAAGCAAAGGAAAATCTTAAAGATGCCCCGCAGATTCACATTGAGACCGCAATAAGACAAAACAAGGGGAACATTAATATTTTAAAAAATGAT is a window from the Candidatus Kryptobacter tengchongensis genome containing:
- a CDS encoding undecaprenyl-diphosphatase, which gives rise to MIQELFQIDKEIFYFLNHKIANPIFDFLMPFVTKDVNLRVFLFLIWLGFVIFGGKRGRIIAILLIPAIAISDQLSSHIIKPIVGRIRPCHELDNVRLLVGCGSGFSFPSSHAVNSFTVATLISKFYKKYAIYLFSLAFLISFSRVYVGVHYPFDVLAGMMLGVVVGFAIVYSWLYINELVKNKFGKKVEEENLQ
- a CDS encoding alanyl-tRNA synthetase, producing MTQKLYYNNSYTTQFKSKVIDVKKYNGKIALILDKTYFYPTSGGQEHDTGFINSARVVDVIELDNGEILHVIDGDVPSGDVECKIDWDRRFSNMQQHTGQHILSRAFEILLNAETISSRLGDDIGTIDLDIETLSYDKVHEVENLANQIIWENRDVKIHYVDDTEISKFPLRKQPKVSGTIRIVEVRDFDFSPCGGTHVSRTGEIGLVKVKRWERVKGGLTRVDFVCGVRALRDYQVKNKVSNELVSLLSVRDFELSEQVSKLLDAQREKQRLINFLTEKLIEFEAEKLFQNAEKTGDLNFINVSFENRSIEELKVLARKLIQYPKVITILGSKSNGANFIMARSSDVEIDLKAVLNEILNLTGVRGGGKSDFVQFGGAVEKFEEMFKISVDKLKTKVS
- a CDS encoding acylphosphatase, whose product is MPSDYVCAHIIVKGLVQGVGFRWFVQKHANHLGLNGWVRNLSNGDVEIEVEGERSLVEELIKLVKVGPRYAQVEDVQITWKPYEAKYKSFEIKGWF
- a CDS encoding Cytochrome C oxidase, cbb3-type, subunit III encodes the protein MKRNLWLLIVFPAVMLIILWFVITSPNHTPVWKGREIALKYGCFNCHGFEGYGNVKNPGYRYSEVPSWQGETAMMFILNEEELKEWILYGKPRRLKDVNYGGVIKMPAYENIISENELKNLISYLKAVMGLIKIDNDTAKAGYEVAKKSGCFGCHGPYGMGGMPNKGSFKGYIPGWDGEDFKLLVENEDELKEWILYGEINRLEKNIIAGKFLRRQVVKMPAYKDILSKDEINYLVSYIRWLRGGKI
- a CDS encoding Por secretion system C-terminal sorting domain-containing protein yields the protein MLQFKIFILLALTLNSIIFSQIKFWDVPLNSTDNVLILTLENLDKTVSENLNVEFASYPSWVKVKNRINFVSKIDPGDSVNLIFKFDVDKNAPPDSVGELLFKLKNNKYSYVKIIRIKILPPQSFKLYQNYPNPFNLTTRIGFEIPEKSHIRIIIYDQLGRVVKKLVDKDMSAGYFEVEWDGRNDRGVYVSSGIYFYCIFTEKWSDFKKMILLK
- a CDS encoding hydrogenase nickel incorporation protein HypB, which encodes MHKIDVGANVLQVNEKIALENKELFKKWGVFTVNLMSAPGAGKTSVLEETIKRLKDNFSIAVIEGDLQTTVDSDRIKALGIPAYQITTGNVCHLDARMVHNALHEFKLDGFDILFIENVGNLVCPAEFYLGEDLRVMVYSVVEGAEKPKKYPLMFHEVEVVLLNKIDLLPYAGVELKELEKNVLEVNPRAKIFPISCKTGEGIDDWISWFRNRIQKFRENVKS
- a CDS encoding hydrogenase maturation protein HypF, with product MLKAKKIYIEGIVQGVGFRPFIFKLANEFNLKGYIYNDTNGVYIEVEGEENAIDEFIKAIPVKAPPLSLIEKIISEPTDVKGYSEFFIEKSKSGEEKFVLISPDVSTCNDCLNELFDPNDRRFRYPFINCTNCGPRFTIIIDVPYDRPKTTMSVFKMCDECEREYHDPSNRRFHAQPNACPVCGPRIKLLDRNLNEINCDDAIRETAKLLKDGFIVAIKGLGGYHLACNALDNGVVAELRKRKMRIEKPFAIMIPDVKWLDEICVYNETELKLLTSIQRPIVLMRKRKDCPIAYEVAPRNSYLGVMLPYTPLHYLILREVDIPLVMTSGNLTEEPIAYKDDDAFERLKNIADFFLIHNREIHIRCDDSVATVITGKPVMIRRSRGYVPYPVKIPFEAKEHILAVGGHLKNTFCFLKGNYAFLSHHIGDLENWATLKSLIEGVEHFKKLFDLNPKVLAYDMHPEYLSTKYALELDIPIKIPVQHHHAHIVSCMTENNLSEPVIGVAFDGTGFGIDGKIWGGEFFITELSKFERVAHFEYIPLPGGEISIKEPWRMAVSYLYHTFGNDLLNIEIPFIKDLTTEKINKVKILLQIIDRKINSPFTSAVGRLFDAVSALCYVRLTVNYEAQAAMEFQMLADENEKGFYDFEVIADSKPWKISFKPGLIQIVNDILNKVPISKISGKFHNTIANIICEISNRIRMETGLDKVVLSGGVFQNALLVEKAVLKLYELGFKVYTHSKVPPNDGGLSLGQAVIALFKSFHPLTI
- a CDS encoding 2-C-methyl-D-erythritol 2,4-cyclodiphosphate synthase, whose protein sequence is MRIGIGYDIHPLVEGRKLYIGGVEIPSDRGSLGHSDGDVLIHAICDAILGAIKAGNIGELFPDTDEKYKDARSEIFLKKVKEILDEKRFEIVNIDSVIILEKVKLAPFVQEIVEKLSSILEVSPDKISVKPKRNEKFDATGKGDAVACFAVVLLKSKEKPDGDEANP
- a CDS encoding membrane protein DedA, SNARE-associated domain: METKQILEFILSIDNLWIYLVVFFFAYIENVFPPSPSDVIVVFCASLSGLGKTDFTLTLISAVFGSTLGFTTMYFIGDKFGDEIIEKGKIKFIKPDEIKKVEILFSKYGYLLIVVNRFLAGTRAFVAFFAGLGEYDLKKSILLSFISASLWYLILVTGGKILGENWHLIADVISGYSKVVTVILTLGLIIWVLRKILRNKKGKS